A section of the Subtercola frigoramans genome encodes:
- a CDS encoding ABC-F family ATP-binding cassette domain-containing protein, with product MAHLLGAESLHLEFPTRVIFDDVTLGINEGDRVGIVGRNGDGKSTLLQLLAGTLEPDSGRVTRRNGVTLAMLDQSDTLDDSLSVGRSIVGDIDEHVWAGDPIVRGVIAGLVSDIPWESSVADLSGGQRRRVALAALLIGDHDIIFLDEPTNHLDVEGIAWLAGHLNRRWSANSGGLVVVTHDRWFLDEICTATWEVHDRLVEPFEGGYAAYILQRVERDTMAATMEGKRQNLMKKELAWLRRGAPARTAKPKFRIEAANALIENEPPARNSISLASMAMQRLGKDVVDLENISVVYNGNAGEKRVLHDVTWRIAPGERTGILGVNGVGKSTLLSLVSGTLQPTTGRVKRGKTIKVATLTQQLFELDEILNDRVSEVIGRQRSTYVSGGKEMTPSQMLERVGFSSAQLSTPVKDLSGGQKRRLQLLLILLSEPNVLILDEPTNDLDTDMLAAIEDLLDTFPGTLLVVSHDRYLLERVTDNQYAVIEGGLIHLPRGVDQYLEVRALQQRNTSRGSSSEAPKTGSPGAATAKPALGGAELRSAQKELASVNRRLEKYGTQVAQIHERMASHDQGDYPGLAALSAELDGVQNTLSDLELRWLELSELLA from the coding sequence ATGGCACATCTACTGGGGGCCGAGTCCCTCCACCTCGAATTTCCGACCCGCGTGATCTTCGACGACGTGACACTGGGCATCAACGAAGGCGACCGCGTCGGTATCGTCGGGCGCAACGGCGACGGCAAGTCGACCCTCCTGCAGCTCCTGGCCGGCACGCTCGAGCCAGATTCAGGGCGTGTCACTCGTCGTAACGGCGTCACCCTCGCCATGCTCGACCAGTCAGACACCCTCGACGACTCCCTGAGCGTGGGCCGGTCGATCGTCGGTGACATCGACGAGCACGTCTGGGCGGGTGACCCCATCGTTCGCGGCGTCATCGCAGGCCTCGTCAGCGACATCCCGTGGGAATCCAGCGTGGCCGACCTCTCCGGCGGGCAGCGTCGCCGGGTGGCGCTCGCGGCCCTGCTCATCGGCGACCACGACATCATCTTCCTCGACGAACCGACGAACCACCTCGACGTCGAGGGCATTGCGTGGCTCGCCGGTCACCTCAACCGACGCTGGTCGGCGAACTCCGGTGGGCTCGTGGTCGTGACGCACGACCGGTGGTTCCTCGACGAGATCTGCACGGCGACCTGGGAGGTGCACGATCGCTTAGTCGAGCCGTTCGAGGGCGGCTACGCCGCGTACATCCTGCAGCGCGTCGAACGCGACACGATGGCCGCAACGATGGAGGGCAAGCGCCAGAACCTCATGAAGAAGGAGCTGGCCTGGCTTCGCCGCGGAGCCCCCGCCCGTACGGCGAAGCCGAAGTTCCGCATCGAGGCGGCCAACGCGCTGATCGAGAACGAACCCCCGGCACGCAACTCGATCTCGCTCGCCTCGATGGCCATGCAGCGCCTCGGCAAAGACGTCGTCGACCTCGAGAACATCTCTGTCGTCTACAACGGCAACGCGGGCGAGAAACGGGTGCTGCACGATGTGACCTGGCGGATCGCGCCGGGCGAGCGCACGGGCATCCTGGGCGTGAACGGAGTGGGCAAGAGCACCCTGCTGAGCCTCGTCTCCGGCACTCTGCAACCCACGACGGGCCGGGTGAAGCGGGGCAAGACCATCAAGGTCGCCACTCTCACCCAGCAACTCTTCGAGCTCGACGAGATTCTGAACGACCGGGTGAGCGAGGTCATCGGTCGGCAGCGCAGCACCTACGTCAGCGGTGGCAAGGAGATGACGCCCAGCCAGATGCTCGAGCGGGTCGGTTTCTCCAGCGCCCAGCTGTCGACTCCCGTGAAAGACCTCTCCGGCGGCCAGAAGCGCCGCCTGCAGTTGCTGCTCATTCTGCTGAGCGAGCCCAACGTGCTGATTCTGGATGAGCCCACCAACGATCTCGACACCGACATGCTTGCTGCGATCGAGGATCTGCTCGACACGTTCCCCGGCACACTGCTCGTCGTCTCGCACGACCGGTACCTGCTGGAGCGCGTCACCGACAACCAGTACGCGGTGATCGAGGGCGGACTCATCCATCTGCCTCGCGGCGTCGACCAGTACCTCGAGGTCCGTGCGCTGCAGCAGCGCAATACCTCGCGCGGGTCGAGCAGTGAGGCCCCGAAGACAGGCTCACCCGGCGCGGCGACCGCGAAGCCGGCCCTCGGTGGGGCCGAACTGCGCTCGGCACAGAAGGAACTCGCCTCGGTGAACCGTCGACTGGAGAAGTACGGCACTCAGGTCGCCCAGATCCACGAGCGCATGGCCAGTCACGACCAGGGCGACTATCCGGGGCTCGCCGCTCTCTCTGCTGAGCTCGACGGGGTGCAGAACACGCTCAGCGACCTGGAGCTGCGCTGGCTCGAGTTGTCGGAACTGTTGGCTTAG
- the rsmA gene encoding 16S rRNA (adenine(1518)-N(6)/adenine(1519)-N(6))-dimethyltransferase RsmA translates to MADEKAALLGPAEIRDLAGLLNLTPTKKLGQNFVIDGNTVRRIVRIAGVQPGETVVEVGPGLGSLTLGILEMGAEVIAVEIDKRLAEQLPLTVSLLQPDAKLTVIRDDALRIQSLPGAPTRLVANLPYNVSVPVLLHFLEHFWSILSGVVMVQAEVGLRIAAEPGSKIYGGPSVKAAWYGTWRTAGQVSRQVFWPVPNVDSILVAFERSPTSLASEELRLSTFEIVDAAFQQRRKMLRQALSGLFGSAQSASEIITVAGLDPTARGEQLTVRDFLAIAETRAALE, encoded by the coding sequence ATGGCCGATGAGAAGGCGGCGCTGCTGGGCCCCGCCGAGATCCGCGACCTTGCCGGGTTGCTGAACCTGACACCGACCAAGAAGCTCGGCCAGAACTTCGTCATCGACGGCAACACCGTGCGCCGCATCGTCCGCATCGCTGGGGTGCAACCGGGCGAGACGGTGGTGGAGGTCGGGCCCGGTCTCGGCTCCCTCACGCTCGGAATCCTCGAGATGGGCGCGGAGGTGATCGCGGTCGAAATCGACAAGCGGCTCGCCGAACAGCTGCCTCTGACCGTCAGCCTGCTGCAGCCCGATGCGAAGCTCACCGTCATCCGTGATGATGCCCTGCGCATCCAGAGCCTGCCCGGCGCCCCGACACGGCTCGTCGCCAACCTGCCGTACAACGTCTCCGTGCCTGTGCTGCTGCACTTTCTCGAGCACTTCTGGAGCATTCTCTCCGGCGTCGTCATGGTGCAGGCCGAAGTAGGCCTTCGTATCGCCGCAGAACCCGGGTCGAAGATCTACGGTGGCCCGAGTGTCAAAGCCGCGTGGTATGGCACCTGGCGCACTGCGGGGCAGGTCAGTCGGCAGGTGTTCTGGCCGGTGCCCAACGTCGACTCGATCCTGGTCGCATTCGAGCGATCTCCCACCAGCCTTGCCAGTGAAGAGCTGCGTCTCTCGACATTCGAGATCGTGGATGCCGCGTTCCAGCAGCGCCGCAAGATGCTGCGCCAGGCGCTGTCCGGGTTGTTCGGCAGTGCGCAGTCGGCGTCGGAGATCATCACCGTCGCGGGCCTCGACCCGACAGCGCGCGGCGAACAGCTGACCGTGCGTGACTTTCTCGCCATCGCCGAGACCCGCGCCGCGCTGGAGTGA
- a CDS encoding MarR family winged helix-turn-helix transcriptional regulator → MPESESADSVDLIVGAWQRERPDLDFEPLQVLSRVWRLSRNLDRARRASFGTSDLDSWEFDVLSALRRAGSPYQLSPKALLEETLVSSGTMTNRIDRLVARGLVERRTSPHDGRGILVTMTTDGLARVDAAIAVLVTSESTLLSGLSRPEQERLAGLLRKLSTTLEL, encoded by the coding sequence ATGCCCGAATCGGAATCTGCAGACTCAGTCGACCTCATCGTTGGCGCGTGGCAGCGGGAACGGCCCGATCTGGACTTCGAGCCCCTCCAGGTGCTGTCGCGGGTGTGGCGGCTTTCCCGCAACCTCGATCGTGCCAGGCGCGCCTCATTCGGTACGAGCGATCTCGACTCCTGGGAGTTCGATGTGCTCTCGGCGCTCCGCCGGGCGGGTTCGCCCTACCAGCTCAGCCCCAAGGCGCTGCTCGAGGAGACTCTCGTATCGTCGGGCACGATGACGAACCGCATCGATCGGCTTGTGGCACGAGGGTTGGTCGAACGTCGCACCTCGCCCCACGACGGCCGGGGCATCCTCGTCACCATGACGACAGACGGCCTCGCCCGGGTCGACGCCGCGATCGCCGTGCTGGTCACCTCTGAGTCGACGCTCCTTTCTGGTCTGAGCAGACCAGAGCAGGAGCGCCTCGCCGGGTTGCTGAGAAAACTGAGTACAACGCTCGAACTCTGA
- a CDS encoding dolichyl-phosphate-mannose--protein mannosyltransferase translates to MSLATDSEPPAPAGIDAPAHAEAHSAGHHAAEPRGSRLDAWWGRLLSTPGRQRAWRWGGPLAVTLLGAILRLWNLADPHSLVFDETFYVKDAWSLLHLGFEGAWPSGADTSFNAGDVNTYTNTGSYVVHPPLGKWIIALGMAVFGAENSFGWRISVAVCGILAVLLIAMIGTKLFKSTLLGTIAGFLFAIDGHAIVMSRVGLLDGILMLFLLLGFGAILLDREWHLRRLTEWMVAREAEGREPTWGPTLWWRPWLMAAAVAFGLASAVKWSGLFFLIGFGLYSVLVDALARRRVGLPFWISAAILKQGVANVVLMVPLYLASYLVTWIGWFTTAGGYYRNWAQTDGQPWTGTLSWVPLVIQNFWHFEVSVYNFNVNEHDPHPYASNPLTWLFMIRPTQMYVNTTTGGTGGCGEDTCYANITSVGNAAIWWAATAAMFYLVYRLIRKREWQVGLILMGMVVGYLPWLMYINRTIFQFYTIAFEPYMILGLTFVIGLALGSRDDPRRKRTAALIVVAAYLILASLVTVFFYPVWTAQPIPGWLLTLHYWLPSWR, encoded by the coding sequence GTGAGCCTTGCGACCGACTCAGAACCGCCCGCGCCGGCCGGCATCGACGCGCCAGCGCACGCCGAAGCCCACTCTGCCGGACACCACGCTGCCGAACCCCGCGGCAGCAGGCTCGACGCCTGGTGGGGTCGCCTACTCAGCACGCCGGGCAGACAACGAGCGTGGCGCTGGGGTGGACCGCTCGCCGTGACCCTGCTGGGCGCGATCCTGCGGCTCTGGAACCTGGCCGACCCGCACAGCCTCGTCTTCGACGAGACCTTCTATGTGAAAGACGCCTGGTCGCTGCTGCACCTCGGTTTCGAGGGCGCTTGGCCGTCGGGTGCCGACACCTCGTTCAATGCCGGCGACGTGAACACGTACACCAACACCGGCTCGTATGTGGTGCACCCGCCGCTCGGCAAGTGGATCATCGCGCTCGGCATGGCGGTCTTCGGCGCCGAGAACAGCTTCGGCTGGCGCATCTCGGTCGCCGTGTGCGGAATTCTCGCGGTTCTGCTCATCGCAATGATCGGCACGAAACTCTTCAAGTCGACGCTCCTCGGTACCATCGCCGGGTTCCTGTTCGCGATCGACGGGCATGCCATCGTGATGAGCCGGGTGGGGCTGCTCGACGGCATCCTGATGCTCTTCCTCCTGCTCGGGTTCGGGGCCATTCTCCTCGACCGCGAGTGGCACCTGCGACGGCTGACCGAGTGGATGGTCGCACGCGAAGCCGAAGGCCGGGAACCGACCTGGGGCCCGACGCTCTGGTGGCGACCCTGGCTCATGGCGGCCGCGGTTGCCTTCGGGCTTGCCAGCGCTGTCAAGTGGTCCGGCCTGTTCTTCCTCATCGGCTTCGGGCTCTACTCGGTGCTGGTCGATGCACTGGCCCGCCGCCGGGTGGGCCTGCCGTTCTGGATCAGCGCGGCCATCCTGAAACAGGGCGTCGCCAACGTCGTGCTGATGGTTCCGCTCTATCTGGCGAGCTACCTCGTCACCTGGATCGGATGGTTCACAACGGCGGGCGGGTACTACCGCAACTGGGCGCAGACCGACGGTCAGCCGTGGACGGGGACACTCAGCTGGGTGCCGCTGGTCATCCAGAACTTCTGGCACTTCGAAGTCTCGGTCTACAACTTCAACGTGAACGAGCACGACCCGCACCCCTACGCGTCGAACCCACTCACGTGGCTGTTCATGATCCGGCCGACGCAGATGTACGTGAACACCACCACGGGCGGCACCGGCGGCTGCGGCGAAGACACCTGTTACGCGAACATCACCTCGGTCGGCAATGCGGCGATCTGGTGGGCCGCGACCGCGGCGATGTTCTACCTCGTCTACCGGCTGATCCGCAAGCGCGAGTGGCAGGTGGGGCTCATCCTGATGGGCATGGTCGTCGGGTACCTGCCTTGGCTGATGTACATCAACCGCACGATCTTCCAGTTCTACACGATCGCGTTCGAGCCGTACATGATCCTCGGGCTCACCTTCGTGATCGGGCTCGCACTCGGTTCCCGTGACGACCCGCGGCGAAAACGCACGGCCGCCTTGATTGTGGTCGCGGCCTATCTGATACTCGCCTCACTGGTGACGGTGTTCTTCTACCCGGTGTGGACGGCGCAGCCGATTCCCGGCTGGCTGCTCACACTGCACTACTGGCTGCCTTCGTGGCGGTAG
- the rsmI gene encoding 16S rRNA (cytidine(1402)-2'-O)-methyltransferase, with protein sequence MIILAATPIGNLKDASARLIETLEAAETVACEDTRVTAKLLRALGIQNRPRLLALHDHNEREKAAELVEAAREADLVVMSDAGMPTVSDPGFHLVQAAVAAGVGVTIIPGPSAVVSALAISGLPTDRFTFEGFLPRKQGDRLGALGDLVREHRTMVFFESPNRLAASLVDIASVLGDERRVAVCRELTKLYEEVKRGGAASLVPWAEAGVKGEIVLVVAGAEPLEVNLATGVAQVLELVADGTRLKDAAAAIAEATGLSKRDLYEAALQSRR encoded by the coding sequence ATGATCATCCTCGCGGCGACGCCCATCGGCAACCTGAAGGATGCGTCGGCGCGCCTCATCGAGACGCTGGAGGCAGCGGAGACGGTCGCGTGCGAAGACACGCGAGTAACAGCGAAACTGCTGCGTGCCCTCGGAATCCAGAACCGGCCCCGGCTGCTGGCCCTGCACGACCACAACGAACGCGAGAAGGCGGCCGAGCTGGTTGAAGCGGCCCGTGAGGCCGACCTCGTCGTCATGAGCGATGCCGGAATGCCGACCGTCTCCGACCCCGGCTTCCACCTCGTGCAGGCCGCGGTTGCGGCGGGCGTCGGCGTGACGATCATCCCGGGCCCGTCAGCGGTTGTCTCGGCGCTCGCGATCTCCGGGCTACCGACCGACCGGTTCACCTTCGAGGGATTCCTGCCACGAAAGCAGGGTGATCGGCTCGGCGCGTTGGGCGACCTGGTACGCGAACACCGGACGATGGTCTTCTTCGAGTCGCCCAACAGACTGGCCGCATCACTGGTAGACATCGCCAGCGTTCTGGGAGACGAGCGACGGGTAGCTGTCTGCCGTGAGCTGACCAAACTCTATGAAGAGGTCAAGCGCGGGGGAGCGGCCTCGCTGGTGCCGTGGGCGGAGGCCGGTGTGAAAGGCGAGATCGTGCTCGTCGTCGCCGGAGCTGAGCCGCTCGAGGTCAACCTGGCGACCGGTGTCGCGCAGGTGCTCGAATTGGTGGCCGACGGGACCCGGCTCAAGGATGCTGCGGCCGCCATTGCCGAGGCGACCGGGCTCAGCAAGCGCGACCTCTACGAAGCGGCGTTGCAGTCCCGGCGCTGA
- the metG gene encoding methionine--tRNA ligase produces MSDGSSFYITTPIFYVNDVPHIGHAYTEVASDVLARWHRQAGDPTWFLTGTDEHGQKILRTATANGVSPKEWADRLVETAWQPLLKTIDISNDDFIRTTDARHEVNVQLFLQRLFDAGYIYTGDYEGAYCVGCEEYKQPGDLLDGTGPYEGQQVCAIHSIPVELLQERNYFFRMSDFTQPLLDLYESNPDFIQPESVRNEIVAFVKRGLTDLSISRQTFDWGVKVPWDDSHVVYVWFDALLNYITAAGYGSDEEKFASLWPATHIVGKDIARFHAVIWPAMLLAAGLAVPKQVFGHGWLLVGGEKMSKSKLTGIAPNQITDTFGSDAFRYYFMSAINFGQDGSFSWEDLSARYQAELANGFGNLASRVIAMVTRYFDGDIPNPGISEGADERVRTVERRVVDEADAAIERLAIHEALSAIWELVDELNGYITSQEPWALAKKPELADRLQTVLFTAVRGLGTLAVLLSPVIPEATAKLWQSLGGVGEITAVPIRTAYHWETDGKVWPLEPLFPRIENIEGADGPATAPAGASVAATPVAVTPVAATPAAAKPAPATAP; encoded by the coding sequence ATGTCTGACGGCTCCTCGTTCTATATCACTACGCCCATCTTCTATGTCAATGACGTGCCCCATATCGGTCACGCGTACACCGAGGTGGCGTCTGATGTGCTCGCGCGCTGGCACCGGCAGGCCGGCGACCCGACGTGGTTCCTGACCGGCACCGACGAGCACGGCCAGAAGATCCTGCGCACGGCGACGGCGAACGGCGTCTCGCCCAAGGAGTGGGCCGACCGCCTGGTCGAAACAGCGTGGCAGCCCCTGCTCAAGACGATCGACATCTCGAACGACGACTTCATCAGAACGACGGATGCCCGGCACGAGGTCAACGTGCAGCTCTTCCTGCAGCGGCTCTTCGACGCCGGTTACATCTACACGGGCGACTACGAGGGTGCCTACTGTGTGGGCTGCGAGGAGTACAAGCAGCCCGGCGACCTGCTCGACGGCACCGGCCCCTACGAGGGCCAGCAGGTCTGTGCCATCCACTCGATCCCGGTCGAACTGCTGCAGGAGCGCAACTACTTCTTTCGCATGAGCGACTTCACCCAGCCGCTGCTCGATCTCTACGAGTCGAATCCCGACTTCATCCAGCCCGAGAGCGTGCGCAACGAGATCGTGGCGTTTGTGAAGCGCGGGCTGACCGACCTCTCGATCAGCCGTCAGACGTTCGACTGGGGCGTGAAGGTACCGTGGGACGACAGCCACGTCGTCTACGTCTGGTTCGACGCGCTGCTGAACTACATCACGGCCGCGGGTTACGGCTCCGACGAGGAGAAGTTCGCTTCGCTCTGGCCGGCGACCCACATCGTCGGTAAAGACATCGCCCGGTTCCACGCCGTCATCTGGCCCGCCATGCTGCTCGCGGCGGGGCTCGCCGTTCCCAAGCAGGTCTTCGGCCACGGCTGGCTGCTGGTGGGGGGCGAGAAGATGTCGAAGTCGAAGCTGACCGGAATCGCTCCGAACCAGATCACCGACACCTTCGGCTCCGACGCGTTCCGCTACTACTTCATGAGCGCCATCAACTTCGGCCAGGACGGCTCGTTCAGTTGGGAAGACCTCTCTGCCCGGTACCAGGCCGAGCTGGCCAACGGCTTCGGCAACCTCGCATCGAGGGTGATCGCCATGGTCACGAGGTACTTCGACGGCGACATCCCGAATCCCGGAATCTCCGAGGGCGCTGACGAGCGCGTGCGCACCGTCGAGCGACGCGTGGTCGATGAGGCCGACGCAGCCATTGAACGCCTGGCCATCCACGAGGCCCTCTCGGCGATCTGGGAGCTCGTCGACGAGCTCAACGGATACATCACCAGCCAGGAGCCGTGGGCGCTGGCCAAGAAGCCCGAACTGGCCGACCGGTTGCAGACGGTGCTGTTCACGGCCGTGCGCGGGCTCGGCACACTGGCGGTGCTGCTCTCCCCGGTCATTCCCGAAGCGACGGCAAAGCTCTGGCAGTCGCTCGGCGGCGTCGGCGAGATCACAGCGGTACCCATCCGCACGGCCTACCACTGGGAGACCGACGGCAAGGTTTGGCCGCTGGAGCCGCTCTTCCCCCGGATCGAGAACATCGAAGGCGCAGACGGCCCTGCCACTGCGCCAGCCGGTGCCAGTGTTGCTGCAACTCCTGTTGCTGTAACTCCTGTTGCTGCAACTCCTGCTGCTGCAAAGCCTGCCCCTGCCACCGCGCCATGA
- a CDS encoding TatD family hydrolase, protein MTGDSPYIRQRDASPGRDLTYPPLPQALTVPVYDNHTHLEISVPTRSAATPVPGASEPASVGPGDHPLSYREHLDRASSVGVRGVVQVGGDVETSRWSAEQALREPRMLAAVALHPNEAPVYDLAGGLDDALAVIAELATRPRVAAIGETGLDFFRTSGDTAIAAQYRSFEAHIEIAKENNLAMQIHDRDAHSEVIATLKRVGAPERTVFHCFSGDAELARICAENGWYMSFAGTVTFKNAANLREALEVCPRSLLLVETDAPFLTPMPNRGRPNAPYLLPYTLRAMAEHLGTDSSMLAAQISSNTELVYGSWDAEPVVLPALDA, encoded by the coding sequence ATGACCGGCGACTCCCCGTACATCCGCCAGCGCGACGCGTCACCCGGCCGCGACCTGACGTACCCACCGCTGCCGCAGGCCCTCACCGTTCCGGTCTACGACAACCACACGCACCTCGAGATCAGTGTCCCCACTCGCTCGGCCGCCACGCCGGTCCCCGGCGCGTCGGAACCGGCGAGCGTGGGCCCAGGCGACCATCCGCTCTCGTATCGCGAACACCTCGACCGGGCATCCAGTGTCGGCGTGCGAGGCGTCGTGCAGGTGGGCGGCGACGTCGAGACCTCTCGGTGGTCGGCCGAACAAGCGCTCAGGGAGCCACGGATGCTCGCGGCCGTCGCCCTGCACCCGAACGAGGCTCCCGTGTACGACCTCGCTGGCGGCCTCGACGACGCACTGGCGGTCATCGCCGAACTCGCCACGCGGCCCAGGGTGGCCGCGATCGGTGAGACCGGGCTCGACTTCTTCCGAACATCTGGTGACACGGCCATCGCTGCGCAGTATCGTTCGTTCGAAGCCCACATCGAAATCGCCAAAGAGAACAACCTCGCGATGCAGATCCACGACCGGGATGCCCACAGCGAGGTCATCGCGACGCTGAAGCGCGTGGGCGCACCGGAGCGCACGGTCTTCCACTGCTTCTCGGGTGACGCCGAGCTGGCCCGCATCTGCGCCGAGAACGGCTGGTACATGTCGTTCGCCGGCACCGTGACGTTCAAGAACGCCGCCAACCTGCGCGAAGCCCTCGAAGTCTGCCCGCGGTCGCTGTTGCTCGTCGAAACCGATGCGCCCTTCCTGACGCCGATGCCGAACCGGGGCCGGCCGAACGCGCCATACCTGCTTCCGTACACGCTCCGGGCGATGGCCGAGCACCTCGGTACCGATTCCTCGATGCTGGCAGCGCAGATCTCCTCGAACACCGAACTCGTCTACGGCTCGTGGGACGCGGAGCCCGTCGTTCTCCCCGCTCTGGACGCGTGA
- a CDS encoding 4-(cytidine 5'-diphospho)-2-C-methyl-D-erythritol kinase, with protein sequence MTANAGSQAIHVRAPGKINVFLKVGAVMEDGYHDVATAYQAVSLYEDVRAYPADDFSVSFTGSIDTSTLTTDGSNLAIRAARMLAHKAGFRGGVRLEIAKNVPIAGGMGGGSADAAATLLACDTLWGTELGREELVTLAARLGADVPFAFTGGTAIGTGRGDQLSPALAKGQFQWVLALAEFGSSTPDVYRELDRHRDRHAQDIFPAQTQPSVDADVLQALRAGDPHMLAESMHNDLQAPALHLAPQLAAVLELGEASGALAGIVSGSGPTVAFLAADSDSALDLQYALSSARHKVVRATGPVHGARVVNGAEAG encoded by the coding sequence ATGACGGCGAACGCGGGCTCCCAGGCGATCCATGTCAGGGCACCCGGCAAGATCAACGTCTTCCTCAAGGTGGGCGCTGTCATGGAAGACGGCTATCACGATGTCGCCACGGCCTACCAGGCGGTGTCGCTATACGAAGACGTGCGCGCCTATCCCGCTGACGACTTCTCGGTGTCGTTCACCGGCAGCATCGACACCTCCACGCTCACCACCGACGGATCGAACCTCGCCATCCGGGCCGCCAGAATGCTGGCGCACAAGGCGGGATTCCGGGGCGGCGTGCGCCTCGAGATCGCCAAGAACGTTCCCATCGCCGGCGGAATGGGCGGTGGGTCGGCGGATGCTGCTGCCACCCTCCTCGCCTGCGACACCCTCTGGGGCACAGAGCTGGGTCGCGAAGAGCTCGTCACCCTCGCTGCCCGGCTCGGCGCCGACGTGCCCTTTGCCTTCACCGGCGGTACGGCTATCGGCACCGGCCGCGGCGACCAGCTGAGCCCTGCGCTGGCGAAGGGCCAGTTCCAGTGGGTTCTCGCCCTGGCAGAATTCGGTTCGAGCACGCCCGACGTGTACCGCGAACTCGACCGGCACCGCGACCGTCACGCACAAGACATCTTTCCGGCCCAGACCCAGCCCTCCGTCGACGCCGACGTGCTTCAGGCCCTGCGCGCCGGCGACCCACACATGCTCGCCGAATCGATGCACAACGACCTGCAGGCGCCAGCGCTTCACCTGGCGCCCCAACTGGCCGCTGTGCTGGAACTCGGTGAAGCCAGTGGCGCCCTCGCGGGAATCGTCTCGGGTTCTGGCCCGACCGTCGCCTTCCTCGCTGCGGATTCCGACAGTGCTCTCGACCTGCAGTATGCCCTCAGCTCGGCCCGTCACAAGGTCGTGCGAGCGACCGGCCCCGTGCACGGAGCCCGGGTCGTCAACGGCGCCGAGGCAGGCTGA